The genomic region TCTGCCGTGTCTTTTTCTAAAAGATGTAAAGCCCTGGTGTAACTTCCGTTTGATTGATGCGCTATTAAACTGGCTTCCTGCGTATTCATATTTTTAGAAGCCATCAGTTTTTCAGCAATATCTGCTTCTGCCAATGGAGGAAATTTTAGCGTTTGGCATCTTGATTTTATGGTTTGTATAATCTGCTCTTCATCTTCAGCAATAAGTATAAAGATGGTTTTATTAGGCGGTTCTTCAATCAGTTTCAGTAATTTATTGGCTGCTGCAGTATTCATACGATCGGCCATCCAGATAATCATTACTTTTAAGCCGCCTTCATAGGCTTTTAAGGATAAAGATTTTACGATATCCTGGGCTTCATCTACACCAATCTGGCCCTGTTTATTTTCAATCCCAATATGTTCATACCAATCGGTTAAACTGCCATAAGGTCGATGTTGAATAAAACGACGCCAATCTTCCATGAAATTTGCTGATACCGGATGACTTTTTATCGTTTGATTGGTTGCTACCGGAAAAGCGAAATGAAGATCAGGATGCGAGAGATTGGTAAACTTTAAATTACAGGAGGGATTTCCATGCTGGTTCTCGCCATCCTGGTTTTTACATAGTAAATATTGCGCATAAGCAATTGCCATGGGCAAGGTACCACTACCGCTATTCCCAATAAATAATTGGGCATGCGCTATACGGCTGTTATCGGCCGTAGTGGTAAGATGATTTTTAATATGTGGTAGTCCTACAATTTCTGAAAAAAGCATGAGCAAATATAAAAGTTATATGCGGTTTTATATCTTCGGAAAAAATTATATTTGTAATAAACCGAAATTATGAAAACAGTAGACGATTTTAATTTTAAAGATAAGCAGGCTTTAATTCGAGTAGATTTTAATGTACCCCTTAATGATGATCTTAAGGTAACTGATGCTAACCGTATTGAAGCTGCTAAACCAACTATAGTAAAGATTTTAGAAGACGGTGGTAGCGTAGTTTTAATGTCTCACCTTGGAAGGCCAAAAGGAAAAGAAGCGAAATTCTCTTTAAAAAATATCGTAAGTAAAGTATCTGAAGTTATTGGTGTAGAACCAAAATTTGTAGAAGATTGCGTTGGTGCAGAAGTAAAAAAAGCGGCTGATTCTTTACAATCTGGAGAAATTCTTTTACTTGAAAATTTACGTTTTCATGACGAAGAAACTGCAGGAGACGAGGATTTTGCAAAACAACTTTCAGAATTAGGTGATATTTATGTGAACGATGCCTTTGGTACTGCCCATAGAGCACATGCATCGACCACTGTTGTGGCTCAATTTTTTGAAGATAAATGTTTTGGATATCTATTAGCGAAAGAAATTGAGAGCTTAGATAAGGTTTTAAACAGTAAAGAAAAACCAGTAACTGCTGTTTTAGGAGGAGCCAAAGTTTCTTCAAAAATTACGGTTATTGAAAATATTCTGGATGCTATTGATCATTTGATCATAGGTGGAGGTATGACGTATACTTTTATTAAAGCGCAGGGAGGAAAAATAGGGAATTCCCTTGTAGAAGATGATAAGCAGGAATTAGCTCTAGAGATTCTTAAGAAAGCAAAAGAAAAAGGGGTACAGGTACATCTTCCCGTAGATTCTGTGATCGCAGATAGTTTTTCTGAGCAGGCAAGCACACAGGTAGAAGCCGTTGATAATATTCCTGATGGTTGGATGGGATTAGATGTAGGTCCTGAAACTTTAAAACATTTTTCTAATGTTATTGCAGAATCTAAAATAATCCTTTGGAATGGTCCGTTAGGAGTATTCGAAATGGAAACTTTTGCCAAAGGAACGATCGAGCTAGGAAAAGCAATTGCTGAGGCAACCAAGAACGGAGCATTCTCTCTTGTAGGAGGTGGAGACTCGGTAGCTGCCGTAAAACAATTTGGTTTTGACGATAAAGTTAGTTATGTTTCAACCGGTGGTGGAGCAATGCTAGAAATGCTGGAAGGGAAGTCTTTACCAGGTATCGCTGCCATTGGCAAGTAAATCTTTTTTCGAATGATTCATTTTCGATAAAATAAGGTATACTTTTTGATCAAATTTTAACTAAATTTAAGAACCTCGAAATGAACTTTCGAGGTTCTTAGTTAGCGATCAAAATTAAAAGATTAAAAGCAAAATTTAATTCCTAAATTAACAGGTAAAAACGTTCTAAACTAGATATGAAGAAGCAGGTATGTTTATTACTGGGTTTGTTTTCAGTGTTTGCTGTGAGTGCCCAGGAGAAAGAAAAATCTAAAAAGCAGGTCGAAAAAGCTAATTTTAGAGTTCAGATTTTTCAAAAGGTGGATAGTACAGAAATCATACTTGCCGATCCAGATCCAGAGTTTCAGGAAAAGCTACCAATTTCTGCCGTTATTAGAGACTCTTCTAAAGTATCACTGGCTGATATGCCTCAAGCGGCTAAAATCGATTCGGTTTGGCGGGCAGAACTTACCAATTCAGACCTCTATGAAACCATACAAAAATCTATAGCCGAACAGGATTATGATGAAGTTGTTTATGACGAATTACCTACTGATACTTTAAAAGCACGTTTGGCAAGATTAAATGCCAGAACGCCATTTAATATAGAATATAATCCAAGTTTAGAGAGCGTTATAAAAATGTATTTAAAACGCAATAAACAGGCAATGGAACGCTTAATGGCCTTAAGCGATTATTATTTTCCGATGTTTGAGCAGGAACTCGATAAATACGATATTCCCTTAGAGATTAAATATCTGGCGATTGTAGAGTCTGCTTTAAATCCAAGAGCAAAGTCCAGGGTAGGGGCTACCGGTTTATGGCAATTTATGTTTACTACAGGAAAAATGCATGATCTTAATGTGAGCAGTTACGTAGATGAGCGTATGGATCCTGTAAAAGCAACAGAAGCTGCTGCGAAATATCTTTCAACTCTATATAAAGTTTTTGGAGATTGGGATTTGGTGTTAGCCTCCTATAATTCGGGTCCTGGAAATGTTTCCAAAGCTATTAGGCGAAGTGGTGGTTCTACAGACTACTGGTCGATGAGGCGTTATTTACCTAGAGAGACAGCAGGATACGTACCGGCTTTTTTAGCCACATTGTATATTTTTGAATATGCCGATGAGCATAATTTTCAGCCTAAACGGCCGGAGATTCCTTATTTCCAGACCGATACTATTCAGGTAAAGGAGTTATTAACTTTCGATCATATTGCTAAAGTAACTGGGGTAAATAAAGAATTACTTCAATTTTTAAATCCAAGTTATAAGCTGGATATCATCCCGTTTGTAGAAGATAAAAATTATGTAGTTAGGTTACCAAGAACAAAAACAGGAGCTTTTGTAAATAATGAAGCTGCCATTTACCAATACGCCGAACAGGAAATTGCAAATAGGGAAAAACCTTTACCAAAGTACATAGAAACTGAAGATCGAATAAGATATAGGGTAAGAAGTGGTGATTTTTTAGGAAGGATTGCAGAAAAATATGGTGTAGGTGTAAGCAGTATTAAACGTTGGAACAATCTAAGAGGAAACAATATACGGGTAGGGCAATATTTAACAATATATCCGCGAAAACCCGTGTCTGCCAGTCAAAGTGCCACAGCTTCCAGCAGTGCTAAAACAAACAAAAAAGGAGACACAAAACTTTATACGGTACAGCAGGGAGATTCATTATGGAGTATTTCTAAAAAGTTTCCTGGCGTTACGGTACAGAATTTGAGGACATGGAATGATATGAGCAGTACACGCCTTAAACCGGGTATGAGGATTAAGGTGTCTAAAGGCTAGAAACCAAACTTAAATTCAAAACTAATAACATGAAAAAATTAGTATTTCTTGCGCTTTCCTTTCTGATTGTCGTTTCCTGCAAAAAAAAATCTGAAGAGCCGGAATCACGGATCTTAGCAGATTCTTCAGGAAATATCAATCAGCTTTCCGTCATTGTAGATAATAGCCTTTGGGAAGGCCAAGTAGGCGACGCTCTAAGAGATAATCTGGCGGCACCGGTAGAAGGTTTGCCTCAGGAGGAACCTTTATTCAGTTTAAGTCAAATTCCGCCAGAGACTTTCACCGGGTTTGTACGTAGAAGTCGGATTTTTATAAAAATCGAAAAGGGTAAGGATAGTCTGGCAATTATCAAGGATGAATATGCGACACCCCAAACGGGCATTATAATTAGCGGGGAAAATCAACAGCAAATAATAGATAGGATTAATGCATCTTCAGACAGTATTATAGATGTATTAAAAGCCACTGAAATTAAAGAAAAACAGCGAAGGATTGGGAAATCACCAGAGTCTGATGAAGAATTGGAAAAAGCATTTGGGGTTTCTATGAAGTTTCCAACAGCGTATCGTTATGCTGCGCAGGAAGATAATTTTATCTGGATTAGAAAGGAAATACCGAAAGGATTAATGGAAATTTTGGTGTATCAGGTGCCATTAAATACCATTGATAAAGACTCTAGCGTGATTGCCAATATTGTAAAGATGCGAGATAGTATAGGCGAAAAGTATATTCCAGGGCCCGTAGAAGGAAGCTATATGATTACAGAAGAGGCTTACGCTCCTTATTTATTCGAAACCAAAATCGATGGGCATTTTGCTTATGAAACCAGAGGTACCTGGGAAGTAAATAATGCGTATATGGCCGGTCCTTTTGTAAATTATGCTATTCGTGATGAAAAGAATAATCGATATATTATTGCTGAAGGATTTATCTTTAGGCCAGCCAGCAGTAAAAGAGATCATGTATTTGAGTTGGATGCTATTCTAAAATCCTTAAAATTTGATTCCAATTAAATCGAATTTTAATACTGAAACAAATAAAAAAGCCCATTTACTGAAAAAATGGGCTTTTTTATTAATTTTTTAGGAACTAAACTACTTAGGATCTTCAACTTTTTTAGCATCAGAGGCAGAACTGGTAGTGGTATCGTCATCATCTTTAGATGCATCCTTAAACTCCTTAATCCCACTTCCTAATCCTCTCATCAATTCCGGAATTTTTCGACCTCCAAATATTAGTAAAACCACAATTACGATAAGTACGATTTGTGGTGCTCCTATAGCTAACGGTAACATAAATGCATTCATAACTCGATATTTATATTTACAAACTTAACAAGAATAAACCAATATATAAGTTAATATAGACAAAATATATGCAATTTGTTAATTATAATGCTTATAGCTGCGTTGATTAGAACAAT from Zunongwangia profunda SM-A87 harbors:
- a CDS encoding DNA polymerase III subunit — its product is MLFSEIVGLPHIKNHLTTTADNSRIAHAQLFIGNSGSGTLPMAIAYAQYLLCKNQDGENQHGNPSCNLKFTNLSHPDLHFAFPVATNQTIKSHPVSANFMEDWRRFIQHRPYGSLTDWYEHIGIENKQGQIGVDEAQDIVKSLSLKAYEGGLKVMIIWMADRMNTAAANKLLKLIEEPPNKTIFILIAEDEEQIIQTIKSRCQTLKFPPLAEADIAEKLMASKNMNTQEASLIAHQSNGSYTRALHLLEKDTADDQYEQWFIEWVRTAFKAKGNKATVLELISWSEEIATMGREKQKSFLLYCLDFFRQALMLNYKAEPLVFLSPKTKGFQLKKFAPFVHGNNILPITKAIEDAIYHIERNANAKIVLTDLSIRLTRFLHIKDA
- a CDS encoding twin-arginine translocase TatA/TatE family subunit; this translates as MNAFMLPLAIGAPQIVLIVIVVLLIFGGRKIPELMRGLGSGIKEFKDASKDDDDTTTSSASDAKKVEDPK
- a CDS encoding phosphoglycerate kinase, with amino-acid sequence MKTVDDFNFKDKQALIRVDFNVPLNDDLKVTDANRIEAAKPTIVKILEDGGSVVLMSHLGRPKGKEAKFSLKNIVSKVSEVIGVEPKFVEDCVGAEVKKAADSLQSGEILLLENLRFHDEETAGDEDFAKQLSELGDIYVNDAFGTAHRAHASTTVVAQFFEDKCFGYLLAKEIESLDKVLNSKEKPVTAVLGGAKVSSKITVIENILDAIDHLIIGGGMTYTFIKAQGGKIGNSLVEDDKQELALEILKKAKEKGVQVHLPVDSVIADSFSEQASTQVEAVDNIPDGWMGLDVGPETLKHFSNVIAESKIILWNGPLGVFEMETFAKGTIELGKAIAEATKNGAFSLVGGGDSVAAVKQFGFDDKVSYVSTGGGAMLEMLEGKSLPGIAAIGK
- a CDS encoding DUF4837 family protein, with protein sequence MKKLVFLALSFLIVVSCKKKSEEPESRILADSSGNINQLSVIVDNSLWEGQVGDALRDNLAAPVEGLPQEEPLFSLSQIPPETFTGFVRRSRIFIKIEKGKDSLAIIKDEYATPQTGIIISGENQQQIIDRINASSDSIIDVLKATEIKEKQRRIGKSPESDEELEKAFGVSMKFPTAYRYAAQEDNFIWIRKEIPKGLMEILVYQVPLNTIDKDSSVIANIVKMRDSIGEKYIPGPVEGSYMITEEAYAPYLFETKIDGHFAYETRGTWEVNNAYMAGPFVNYAIRDEKNNRYIIAEGFIFRPASSKRDHVFELDAILKSLKFDSN
- a CDS encoding lytic transglycosylase domain-containing protein; amino-acid sequence: MKKQVCLLLGLFSVFAVSAQEKEKSKKQVEKANFRVQIFQKVDSTEIILADPDPEFQEKLPISAVIRDSSKVSLADMPQAAKIDSVWRAELTNSDLYETIQKSIAEQDYDEVVYDELPTDTLKARLARLNARTPFNIEYNPSLESVIKMYLKRNKQAMERLMALSDYYFPMFEQELDKYDIPLEIKYLAIVESALNPRAKSRVGATGLWQFMFTTGKMHDLNVSSYVDERMDPVKATEAAAKYLSTLYKVFGDWDLVLASYNSGPGNVSKAIRRSGGSTDYWSMRRYLPRETAGYVPAFLATLYIFEYADEHNFQPKRPEIPYFQTDTIQVKELLTFDHIAKVTGVNKELLQFLNPSYKLDIIPFVEDKNYVVRLPRTKTGAFVNNEAAIYQYAEQEIANREKPLPKYIETEDRIRYRVRSGDFLGRIAEKYGVGVSSIKRWNNLRGNNIRVGQYLTIYPRKPVSASQSATASSSAKTNKKGDTKLYTVQQGDSLWSISKKFPGVTVQNLRTWNDMSSTRLKPGMRIKVSKG